The genomic window ATTGGCCAAAACAAACTCACGAACAAGTAATTCAAAGTCGATCTCTACTGACTAGTGATGCAGAGAGAGGCACGACGCGACTGGAAATTCTGGGTAACGAAAGAAGCTAACATGTTCAGACTTCAACACAGAACCACATTCAATGGATTCTATGGATTAAAGTGTTTAGTTGTCACGCTGACCGCAACGAAAATCCAGAGATTAAGCAGATGTGGGCACACATTGCAAAAAAGTACAACGGGCTAGGATTAAACGCGATTTCAATGACTTGTACAGGATTAGTGTTGATGGCAGCCACTCCAAATAAAGCACTACCTCAGTGCGTATTATGTATATTATGTTAAATTGTATCTGAGGTTTATAGTGTTTGACCTTATATGTAATACCCTGCCTTTACCGAGTTAAGATTGTATTTAACACTTAGGCTATTTACCATAAAATACCTAATAAACATATTTCCTAATCTTCGATTAAGAATATGTTTATTAGATCTTAAGCATTAATCTATTAATCGCTTCTGTTATTTCTTGCGTTCTTACTGGCTTAGTCACGAAATCATTCATTCCTACGGCCAAACACGAAAGTCGATCTTCTCTTGATGTGTGTGCTGTTAGTGCGACAATTGGAGTTTTGATGTTTAACTCTCTTATGTATTTAGTTGTCGTTAAACCATCCATAACTGGCATAGACACATCCATCAAGATAATGTCGATTGGGTCCTTGTCTCTTTCAATAAAGTTAATGGCTTCTTCACCATTACTGACAATGAAAACGTTATGGCCTTGTCGTGTTAATATGAGCTTAATCACCATTTGATTCGTTGGGTTGTCTTCGACAACTAAAACTGAATAGCAGTTTCTGAGTTCTCTTGAGGAGCTTTTCTCTTCATCGTGAGCTAGATTGTTCGTTACTCGAGTAAGAATCGGTAACTGTACCTCGAATTTCGATCCTTTTCCTGGCTCACTCTCTACCGATATGCGTCCATTCATCAGTTCTACCAGTCGCTTGGTTATCGCCAAGCCCAAACCAGTACCACCAAATCTACGTGTGATTGTACTATCAGCTTGCACGAATGGACTGAACAACGACGAACGTTGCTGCGAATTGATGCCAATCCCAGTGTCTTCTACTGAGATATAAAACGAGCTCGCTTGGGATTGAATAGAAACATGAACATGTCCATGCTCAGTAAACTTAATCGCGTTACCGATCAGGTTAAATAAAATTTGAGCTAAGCGGCTTGGATCGATGTAATGAAGTTCACCTCCAGAGATGTCGCTGGTTACCATTAGTGCCAACCCTTTATTGTCAGCAGCCTTCTTTTGTTCAGAAATAACAAAAGTTACAGTGTCTCTTACGTTGCTCCATTGAGGTGTCAGCGAAAAGCATCCTGATTCGATTTTTGAGAAATCCAGTACGTCACTGATGATCGCTAACAAAAGTTCAGACGATGTACTCATATTAAACAGTATTGTGCACTGTTCTTGATTTAACTGGGTGGAGTTTAGCGTTTCTATCAAGCCGATTATTGCGTTCAGTGGTGTTCTTAATTCATGGCTCATCATCGCTAAGAATTCAGACTTTGCCCTATTCGCTCTTTCAGCCTCTTTTCTGGCTGTAACTAGTTCTGCCGTACGTTCTCGGACAGTGGCTTCAAGCTTTTCCTTGTTTTCAATATCAAAAATTGCTCTCTCAATGAGTGGGCGAAAACGGTTTAAGGTCGCTTTGGTTTCGATACTAAAATGTTTGGGGTTGGAATGAATAAAAATGATAACAGATTGTGTTAATCCGCTATTAATACCTGTAATTAGTACTGAATTGATTTGATCGAGAATTATCGGATGCAAAGAATTGAATTCACCCAAAGATCTTGGTTCAAAAAGAATGGCGCATTCACCATTTATGACCCGTGATAATTTACCACAATCCGTCCAATCAACCAGTTCAAAGACTTTGTTATTGGTCAATAGAGTTTTGAATTTACCTTCTTTTCCTCCCCTTGATACGACAATAAAGTCGTCAAATTTAATGTACTTCCTTAATACTAATTCAAGGCTTGAGAATATCTCAGATATGTTACTCGCCTTACTGATTGCCGAGATAGTTGATAAAATAACCCTATTCTCTTCGGCTAATTTTCGTTCGCGCGATTTTGATTTTTGCAGTTCAATACGAGCTTCTTGTAGTGCTTCTTGACCTTGAGAACCCATTACATTTTTAACCTATAGAACGTTGCAGATGACACCATTAAATTGCCATGCGCATTCTCACCACCAGATAGTCTCCCTTGCTCACCAAAAGTAAATGGGCAAATATACGGAAGACCATTAAGAGCGTGGTTTATCTGCCTACAGACTTCATCCATGTCTTGTTTAAGCGTTAGCATTGGTCCTGCACAAAATATATTAATTGCGCCTAGTTTCTCTTCAAGAGCCATATCGTTGTAGTTACCTGAATGAATGATATTAGCCGCTCGGCTGATCAGTTGTTGCTTAGATCCCTGCATTAAATAGATGGTGTCGCCTTCATTTATATCGGTGAAGAGTTCGATCCCGTCACACTCGGTTTCTCTGATTGAGTGGGATAATTTGAAATATGGATAGTCGTATGAAGAGCCGACTTTCCTACCCAGTGGATAGACAGAGGACTTTTCAAATATATAACCGTCATCACTGCCACCTAAGTGAAAATTCGTCCATTCGTTATAAACGGTGACAGCTGGCCTGTGGTCTATCTCCAACAATATTCGGTTTCTTACTTTGGTCACGGTACCTGAGTAACGTGTAGGTGTATGACCTGCACTAAAAGATGAGTAAATAGACTGAGAAGAAAATAATACTGTTAATGATATTCCATTGATAGACAGCGAATCTTCGGTAAAAATGCTCCAATTCCCAGACACCTGATTATCTGCAGCGCTGCCACCAATAATAGGCACTTCAGTACCGAATTTCCTGTCGATGGCTGCCATTACCTTCTCTTCATTGCCTGGCGTGGAATGAAGAAGGATAAGATCTGGGATTTCACCTTCTCGGTTAGCGTTCTTGAGTGCTTTATCGATAGCACAGAAGGTACTTCGGTCTATAGAGTCTGCAAAGTGTTCAATTCCTGTACCGTAAGCGTTGATCCCCGAGTCATAAATGATGAGAACCCCAATCACTGGACCAGAATGAAACCCAGTTTCAGTCATAATACCGTGACAAGTGGTACAACCATGTATCGGAGTGTTAGGAAGTGCATCCACCAAATATTTCTGCACAGCGAGTGTCGAGTACTCTTCTGTGCAATAACAAATAAGACAAGCAATATCCTCGAGTTTTTCTGCCTCGCTGAGCAACTCTTTAACGGCTATCTTATCATCTAAGGAATAAGATACTTTTGATAGAAATTTCATAGAATCTTGAAAAATTTACTCATAGTCTCTTTATAACACTTATAAGCACTATGTTTCACTAATCCCGGTATTTTTCCATCGAAATAATCGAGGAGCTACTAACATTTTGAACGGTCACTCTTGAAAGATTTTCACATTAAATGTAACTGCCTGTTGTGTAAATGTAACAAGCATTGACGGTGTCTTATCGCTCGTTTGCAATAGCCAATTCGATGGTTCTTTTTCTTCCAAAATACCGTTGCCATTATAGCCAATAGAGAATGCCCCTATTTCCGACGCTTTAATGGAATACCCCAAGTCATTGTCCAAAATCAAAATGCTATGCTTATCAGTTCCAATTTCACAAGGCTTTGAAACTATGCACTTTATTGTTTCGTTATTCTCATGGTTTATCGTTCTCCAAATAAATGCTGTTATCAAGACAGCCAACATGATGATTATTTGAACAAGCCTTGCTTTTGTTAGCTTTTGTGCCGCCATTTTTATCTCGATTCCTTGTAACAAAGTTCAAAGTTTTTAAATAAAAAATCAATTCCTGACCATGCGTAAGGTTACTACTCTGTCATTGATTTGTTAATTCACGTATAGTGTTGCGTTGAAAATGCCACTTTTTTTTAAAATCAGCAAGTGGAAATAACGCCCTGAATAGGTTGAATTTCCTTTTCTAATTTGGGTGGCATTACGACGTGAGTCGTGTTGGAAGTAAAGTGTAGTAAATAAGAAATTGGAAGCATGCAAATGAGCCAAGAAAAGCAGCTTGAACAAAACTACAACTATACGGTCGTCCGTCAATTTACCCTAGTTACCATTCTGTGGGGAATTGTCGGTATGGGCGTTGGTGTTTTGATTGCCGCTCAATTAGTTTGGCCACAGCTAAACTTTGATACGCCGTGGCTGACGTACAGTCGTTTACGTCCCCTGCATACTAATGCGGTTATTTTTGCGTTCGGTACAAGTGCGCTGTTTGCAACATCATATTATGTTGTGCAACGTACCTGTCAAACGCGTCTCTTCGGTGGTCCTCTCGTAGCCTTTACCTTTTGGGGTTGGCAAGCGATTATCCTATCCGCTGCAATAACTTTACCGTTAGGCTTGACCTCGGGTAAAGAGTACGCAGAACTAGAATGGCCAATCGATATTGCGATTACTCTTGTATGGGTAGCTTATGCGATCGTGTTCTTCGGAACCATGATTAAACGTAAGACATCACACATATACGTCGCAAACTGGTTCTTCGGAGCCTTCATCATCACAGTTGCTGTGTTGCACATCGTTAACAGCTTAGCTGTTCCAGTCTCTGCGTTTAAGTCGTACTCGATTTATTCCGGTGCGATTGATGCAATGGTGCAATGGTGGTACGGACACAATGCGGTAGGCTTCCTATTGACAGCTGGTTTCCTTGGTATGATGTACTATTTCGTACCTAAACAAGCTGGTCGCCCCGTTTACTCTTACCGTTTGTCTATCGTTCACTTCTGGGCTCTTGTCTCTCTTTATATTTGGGCTGGCCCTCACCACCTACATTACACGGCACTTCCAGACTGGACACAGTCTCTCGGTATGGTGATGTCATTGGTTCTGTTTGCTCCTTCTTGGGGTGGCATGATCAACGGAATTATGACCCTGTCTGGTGCATGGCACAAACTTCGTTACGATCCTATCTTACGTTTTTTAATCGTCTCTTTATCATTTTACGGTATGTCGACTTTCGAAGGTCCGATGATGGCAATTAAAACCGTTAACGCACTGTCTCACTACACGGATTGGACAATTGGTCACGTTCACTCTGGTGCGTTAGGTTGGGTTGCAATGGTTTCAATTGGTTCTATTTACCACTTGGTACCTAAATTGTTTGGTCAAGAACGTATGTATTCTGTATCCCTAATCAACGTGCACTTCTGGTTAGCAACGATTGGTACGGTTTTTTACATTGTTGCTATGTGGATATCAGGTGTAATGCAAGGCTTGATGTGGCGTGCAGTCAATTCTGATGGAACATTGACGTACAGTTTTGTTGAATCTGTTGAAGCGTCTTACCCGTTCTACTTTGTCCGTTTCTTAGGGGGAGGTATCTTCCTACTCGGTATGTTCTTAATGGCATACAATACGTACAAAACGATTTCAGCACCACAAGATAGCCTCAAAGCTATCCCTCAACCGGCTTAAGGAGATTGAGAATGAGCTCAAATTCAAATAATCGCCATGAGTTAGTAGAGAAGAATGTTGGCCTACTCGCAATCTTGATCGTTATCGCGATCAGTTTTGGTGCTTTGGTCGAAATTACCCCTCTTATTTTCCAAAAACAGACTACGGAACCTGTAGATAATTTACGCGTTTACTCTGCTCTGGAAATGGAAGGTCGTGATGTTTATATCCGCGAAGGTTGTAACGTATGTCACAGCCAAATGATTCGTCCTTTCCGCTCTGAAACTGAACGTTACGGTCACTACTCTGTCGCTGGCGAAAGTGTTTGGGAGCACCCATTCCTATGGGGTTCTAAGCGTACAGGCCCAGATCTGGCGCGTGTTGGTGAACGTTACTCTGATGAGTGGCACCGGGTTCACCTTATCGACCCTCGTGAACTGGTTCCCGAATCCAACATGCCTGGTTTTCCATGGCTTGCTGAGAACGTACTTGATGGCAAATTGACTCAACAGAAGCTTGAACTCTTCCGTAATCAATTTGGTGTGCCTTACACAGATGAACAAATTGCTAACGCGAAACAAGATGTTGAAGGAAAAACAGAGATGGATGCAATCATCGCGTACCTTCAATCGCTTGGCCACGCAATGAAATAAGGAATAATTATGGACATTATTACATTTCAAAGTGTTTGGACTGTGACTGTTTTTGCTTGCTTCATTGGCATCGTTTGGTGGGCATATGGCAAGAATCGTAAATCACGTTTCGACGAAGATGCGAACCTTGTGTTTGCAGACGATGAGCCTGCAACAAGTTCTAAAAATCAAGGAGTGACAAAGTAATGAGTACATTCTGGAGTATCTGGGTTAGTGCGATTACGATTGGTACCCTAATTGGTTGTGTGGTCCTACTTCGTTGGTGTTTTAAAGATCGAACTGGCGTAGAAGAAGGTCAGGATATGGGCCATGAATACGACGGTATTCGTGAGCTTAATAACCCCCTTCCAAAGTGGTGGACATATCTTTTCATTAGCACCATTGTATTTGCGGCGGTTTACCTTGCTCTATACCCAGGTCTTGGTAATTTTAAAGGCTTACTGGGTTGGACAAGTTCAAACCAAGACGTTCGTAACATTGAAGAGTCTCGATCTGCAATCGCAGCCGCACAAGCAAACAAACAGCTAGATGCATACGCGAAAGAGCTTGATGATGCAGACACCTACTTTGGTGAAGCATTCAGAAAGTTGGCTTATGACGAGAATGGTTTGCGTTCTGTTCCTGATATCGCATCAGATGCAGATGCAATAAAAGTGGGTCAGCGTTTATTCCTGCAAAACTGTTCTCAGTGCCATGGCTCTGACGCCCGAGGTCAGAAAGGTTTTCCTAACCTTACTGATAATGCATGGCTATATGGAGGGGAACCGCAAGCGATTGTCACGACACTCATGCACGGTCGTATCGGCCAAATGCCAGCATGGAAAGATGCGTTAGGTGAGCAAGGCGTTAAAGAAGTGGTTAGCTACACACTTAGCCTTTCAGGTCGTAGTGTGAATGCACGAGAGGCGGAAGCGGGTAAAGCACGCTTCGTTGTGTGTGCTGCGTGTCACGGTACTGACGGTAAGGGTAACCCTGCTGTAGGTGCCCCCGATCTAACAGACCGTAACTGGTTATTCGGTGATTCTCGTGCGGATGTGACTGAAACAGTCATGAATGGGCGCTCTGGTGTCATGCCCGCTTGGAAAGACATTCTAGGCGAAGACAAAGTTCAATTAGTCGCATCATATGTATGGAGCCTAAGTAACTCGGACGATGAGTAACAAACAAAAGACAGCCTCTTTCTAGAGGTTGTCTTTCCTTTAATTTATAACGCCTTCTTCTTATTCTTTTTTGAGATTTTTTTTATGGTAAAGCCTTGGTATAAACAGTTTTGGCCGTGGTTCTTAATCGCGCTGCCAGCGACAGTCGTGATCTGGACGATCTTAACGGTGATTGTATTCTCACAAAACTCTGTCGACTTAGTCACTGAGGATTACTATAAAAAAGGAAAAGGTATTAATGTCGACATTTCAAAAGTAAATATTTCAAAAGAACTGGGGCTATCCGCAGCCATTAACGAGAGAGGCAATTCTGTTATCATTACTCTCAATAAAGGCAAGCTTGAACACTTCCCTGCAATTAACGCAATGTTCGTACACCGCACACTTCCTGATCGCGATTTTACTCAGATGCTTACCGCCGATGCGACAGGCAATTACACCCTAACTTTGGACCATGAGATGCAAGGTCCATGGTTTATTGAGCTTTCCCCACATGATTCTGAATGGTTATTACAAGGCAGAATGAACTTTCCAATTAATACACCAACTCAACTAACGAATTAAAATTTATGTGTAAATCCTGTTATCACTGCGGTGAAGATGTACCAGCGGAAACAGATTTTAAGGTAGAGATCTTAGGTGCGACTCGTCAGATGTGTTGTCCTGGCTGCGAGACGGTAGCTCAGACCATCGTTGATAGTGGCTTGGTATCTTATTACCAATACCGTACTGCTCCGGCGGAGAAAGCGGATTTAGTACCAGAACAACTTCTGGCACTCAGTCATTATGACAACGAAGATGTCCAACTTGAGTTCGTTCGTAATTCTGAAAACACGTCTGAAGTGACATTGTCACTAGAAGGCGTCTCTTGTGCCGCTTGTGCGTGGCTTATTGAGAAGCGAGTCTCGTCAAAACGAGGGGTGGGCAGCATTCGAGTTAATACCACCACTAACCGTGCCCTGCTTAGCTGGGATAACACGCAAGTTAAACTCAGTGAGTTATTGTCAGCAATCCATACCCTTGGTTACAAAGCAGCACCGTTCGAAGCGGACCAACAAGAAGCGGCTTACCATCGTTCGATGAAAAACTACCTTTATCGTCTTGGTGTTGCTGGTTTAGCGACAATGCAAGTGATGATGCTAGCTGTAGCACTTTATCTTGAAGTGTTTGGCAACCTTGAACCTGAATTCAAAAGCTATTTCCGCTGGGTGAGTTTAATTTTTGCAACACCAGTTCTACTCTACTCGGCATTGCCTTTCTACATCAATGCGTGGCGCAGCATCAAAGGTCGAACCTTGGGAATGGACGTACCCGTGTCGATAGCTCTCTTATTTGCTTACGTTGCCAGCTTGGTGGCAACAGTGACAGAGCAAGGCGAAGTGTTCTTTGAATCAATCTCGATGTTCACCTTTTTTCTTTTGCTTGGTCGCTTTCTTGAAATGCGTGCTCGTCGTAAAGCCGCCGCCGCCAGTGGTAATCTGCTTAAGCTGGTTCCTGCTATGGCTACAACGCTAGAGGGTGAACAAGTTCCGGTAAAAACCTTAAAAGTTGGCGATCAAATTCGCGTACTTCCGGGTGAACACATTCCTGCAGATGGCAAAGTCTTGTCTGGCAGAGTTCATATCGATGAATCGATGCTGACTGGCGAGTCTATCCATGTAGTCAAAAACGAAGGCAATGCGGTCTTCGCTGGCACATTGAATGGAGACGAGTCGTTTGAATTGGAAGTCATGACATCAAAAGCCGATTCAGTGATTTCTCATATCGTTCGCCTGCAAGATGAAGCGCAATTGTCGAAACCGCGTATTGCAGAAATAGCCGATGTTGTGGCTCGATACTTTGTCGCAGTGATCTTAGTCATCTCATTCGGTACTTGGTTCTATTGGCACCAAACTCGTCCAGAAGACGCTTTCTGGATCATGCTTTCGGTATTGGTAGCGACGTGTCCTTGTGCTCTGTCACTGGCAACACCGACGGCGATAACTTGTTCGACTTCTCGCATGGGTAACTTCGGTATCTTGCTGCGCAAAGGCCACGTATTCGAAACCTTGTGCAAGGTGAATCACTTGATCATCGATAAAACGGGCACATTGACTGAAGGTGATATTCGTATCAGCCAAGTGGAAACTTTTGCTGAACTTGATAAAGACATCTGCCTCAAAGTAGCGGCGAGCTTAGAGCAACATGCTAACCACCCTATCGCTAAAGCGTTTAAAACACATATTTCTGATGAGATCGAAGTCGAGTCAGTTAATAACGTGATTGGTTCAGGCATCACTGGTGAGTGGAATGGCCAAAAAGTTGCGATTGGTAGTAGTCAATTCATTCTAGGTGAAGCTCAACCATCGGAAAGTAACGGTATTTACTTGTCGATGTCGGATCGTCATATCGCGACGTTCACTTATGAAGATCCCATTCGCAAAGAAAGCATCGAGTTTATTAAGCAATTTAAAGAAGCGGGAATTAAAACGACTCTGCTGACTGGCGATTCTTTGATTAACGCGAAACCTGTTGCAGAAGAGATCGGTATTACTGATATTGTTGCTAACGCGAAACCTGAAGATAAACTTGCTTACCTGAACTCTCGAGATGCAAGTGACATTACCATGATGGTTGGCGATGGTATTAACGATGCCCCTATTCTTGCGGGTGCCCACCTTTCAGTCGCTATGGGTGGCGGTACCGATGTGGCGAAAGCCTCTGCGGATATGGTGTTACTGGGTGATAAGCTCGATAGATTACTTAAGTCGCGTACTTTGGCATTAAAAACGCGTAAGATAATCCGTGAAAACCTAGCCTGGTCATTAGGATATAACTTACTTATCCTTCCATTGGCTGTCGCCGGTTTGGTTGCTCCATACATTGCCGTTGTTGGGATGTCTGCCAGCTCTATTATTGTTGTGTCTAACTCGTTAAGGCTTTTAAAAGAGCAAGGTAAATAATGGAAAGTTTATACATCCTGATCCCCATTGCGATTGTACTGGTGTGCATCGCTGTTGGTATTTTTCTATGGGCGGTGAAGAGCGAACAGTTTGAAGACCTAGAACGTCAAGGTCACAACATTCTGTTTGATGAAGACGAAAAGGCTCACAACCATTCGGATAGCAAACCTGTCAAGAATGGGAAAGCTAACAGCGAAAGCCAAACTCACGTAGACAAAAATAACGATGACGCCTGATTGGATCGGAGCCTTTGTTGTTGGATTGATCGGCGCAGGCCACTGCATGGGAATGTGTGGTGGTATTGCATCGCTTCTTTCGATTGGCAACACGAAACCTACTTTTGTCACCCCGCTACTTTATAATGTCGGCCGTTTATTAAGCTACGCTGTGATCGGCGGCCTGATTGGTGGTGTCATCTCTTCCATTGGGCAGCTCAGCGATTTTAATACTCTGTTAGCTTGGCTGCGTTTGTTCGCAGCCACCTTCATGATCGTCTTGGGATTGTATATTGGTAAGTGGTGGTTCGGCTTGTTGTTTTTTGAAAAGGTCGGGCAAAAACTGTGGGCTTATATCGCTCCACTTGGAAAGTCATTTTTGCCATTGAAGCACCCAAGCCACGCATTACCCTTTGGCTTCATTTGGGGCTGGTTACCATGTGGCCTCGTATATTCGATGCTAACGTGGGCAGCCGTATCGGGAAGTTGGTATAATGGTGCCGGAATTATGCTTGCATTCGGCCTTGGTACTCTTCCGGCTATGTTGACGGTTGGCGTAGGCGCTAATTTCCTCAAGAAACTGCAACAAACTGACTTATTTCGCCAATTAGGTGCAATTTTCATCCTGATTTACGGTTTCTATACCGGGTATACGGCAATACAGCTCATTATTTATACCGTATGAGTGTTCTTTTAATGCGGTTTTTTTACTACCCAACACGATGAAGGAATGCTAAAATATTGACGTATATCAAATAGTGAAAGATTGTTATGATTTCTGAAAAGCCTGTGACGAAACGAGTTCAGTCTGGCGGCTGTGCAATCCACTGCCAGGATTGTAGTATTAGCCAGCTCTGTATCCCATTTACTTTGAATGAATCTGAACTCGATCAACTTGATCAGATCATTGAGAGAAAGAAACCTATTCAAAAAGGCCAAGAGCTATTCAAAGCTGGCGATGAGCTAAAGTCGCTGTACGCTATTCGCTCTGGCACGATCAAAAGTTATACGATTACTGAGCAAGGTGATGAGCAGATCACAGCATTCCACCTAGCGGGTGATCTTGTTGGTTTTGATGCAATTACAGGTGACTTACACCCTAGTTTTGCTCAAGCTCTAGAAACTTCGATGGTTTGTGAAATACCTTACGAAATTCTTGATGATCTATCAGGAAAAATGCCTAAATTGCGTCAGCAAATTATGCGCCTGATGAGTAATGAAATTAAAGGTGACCAAGAAATGATTCTGCTTCTTTCTAAGAAGAATGCAGAAGAACGTCTTGCCGCATTCCTTTACAACCTTTCGACTCGCTTCTCTCAACGTGGCTTTAGCCCTAGAGAGTTTCGCTTAACGATGACTCGTGGTGATATTGGTAACTACTTAGGTCTTACCGTTGAAACCATTAGCCGTCTTTTAGGCCGCTTTCAAAAATCAAACATCTTGAGCGTTAAAGGTAAATACATCACGATCGAAGATCATGATGCGTTGATGGAACTGGCTGGCGTTTCAAAAGAATAGTTTAGATATCAATGATGTAGTTCAATAATGAGCTACATCATATTTCTCTCCTAAAACCTCCTATATTTCTCTTAATCTTTCCATAACTACGCTACATTATTGATATCTTCGATATAAAAAGTAGGCTTAGTTATGAGTATCTATAATAAAATTTTAGTTGTCGCTGACATCAATCATGATGAGCAACCTGCTCTAGCTCGTGCAATCCAACTCGCCAAGAAAAGCACTTCAACAAGCCACGTTACCTTCTTTTTGTCGATTTACGATTTCTCGTATGAGATGACATCGATGCTCTCTGTCGACGAGAGAGATGCAATGCGAAAAGGCGTCATTCACCAACGTGAAATCTGGATGAATAAAATCGCAGAGCCGTACATTGACGATTCAATAGAATTCAATGTTCAAGTGGTTTGGCATAATCGTCCTTATGAAGCCATTATTGCTGAAGTTTTTAGTAGTGGTCATGACATATTAATCAAAGGGACACGCAAACACGATACGTTAGAGTCAGTGATTTTCACTCCTACAGATTGGCATTTGTTGAGAAAGTGCCCTAGCCCAGTCCTATTAGTGAAAAATGATTTTTGGCCCGATGATGCGAAGATACTAGCTTCGGTTCATGTTGGATCAGAGACTGACGCTCATTTAGAGTTAAACGACACGATCGTCGACAGACTGCTTGAGATCACAGGGCGTCTTGATGCTGAGGCATTTTTAGTCAATGCTTATCCAGTAACGCCCGCGAATATAACAATCGAGTTACCCGAATTTGACCCAACGT from Vibrio artabrorum includes these protein-coding regions:
- a CDS encoding heavy metal translocating P-type ATPase yields the protein MCKSCYHCGEDVPAETDFKVEILGATRQMCCPGCETVAQTIVDSGLVSYYQYRTAPAEKADLVPEQLLALSHYDNEDVQLEFVRNSENTSEVTLSLEGVSCAACAWLIEKRVSSKRGVGSIRVNTTTNRALLSWDNTQVKLSELLSAIHTLGYKAAPFEADQQEAAYHRSMKNYLYRLGVAGLATMQVMMLAVALYLEVFGNLEPEFKSYFRWVSLIFATPVLLYSALPFYINAWRSIKGRTLGMDVPVSIALLFAYVASLVATVTEQGEVFFESISMFTFFLLLGRFLEMRARRKAAAASGNLLKLVPAMATTLEGEQVPVKTLKVGDQIRVLPGEHIPADGKVLSGRVHIDESMLTGESIHVVKNEGNAVFAGTLNGDESFELEVMTSKADSVISHIVRLQDEAQLSKPRIAEIADVVARYFVAVILVISFGTWFYWHQTRPEDAFWIMLSVLVATCPCALSLATPTAITCSTSRMGNFGILLRKGHVFETLCKVNHLIIDKTGTLTEGDIRISQVETFAELDKDICLKVAASLEQHANHPIAKAFKTHISDEIEVESVNNVIGSGITGEWNGQKVAIGSSQFILGEAQPSESNGIYLSMSDRHIATFTYEDPIRKESIEFIKQFKEAGIKTTLLTGDSLINAKPVAEEIGITDIVANAKPEDKLAYLNSRDASDITMMVGDGINDAPILAGAHLSVAMGGGTDVAKASADMVLLGDKLDRLLKSRTLALKTRKIIRENLAWSLGYNLLILPLAVAGLVAPYIAVVGMSASSIIVVSNSLRLLKEQGK
- the ccoS gene encoding cbb3-type cytochrome oxidase assembly protein CcoS codes for the protein MESLYILIPIAIVLVCIAVGIFLWAVKSEQFEDLERQGHNILFDEDEKAHNHSDSKPVKNGKANSESQTHVDKNNDDA
- a CDS encoding sulfite exporter TauE/SafE family protein, yielding MTPDWIGAFVVGLIGAGHCMGMCGGIASLLSIGNTKPTFVTPLLYNVGRLLSYAVIGGLIGGVISSIGQLSDFNTLLAWLRLFAATFMIVLGLYIGKWWFGLLFFEKVGQKLWAYIAPLGKSFLPLKHPSHALPFGFIWGWLPCGLVYSMLTWAAVSGSWYNGAGIMLAFGLGTLPAMLTVGVGANFLKKLQQTDLFRQLGAIFILIYGFYTGYTAIQLIIYTV
- a CDS encoding FNR family transcription factor, which produces MISEKPVTKRVQSGGCAIHCQDCSISQLCIPFTLNESELDQLDQIIERKKPIQKGQELFKAGDELKSLYAIRSGTIKSYTITEQGDEQITAFHLAGDLVGFDAITGDLHPSFAQALETSMVCEIPYEILDDLSGKMPKLRQQIMRLMSNEIKGDQEMILLLSKKNAEERLAAFLYNLSTRFSQRGFSPREFRLTMTRGDIGNYLGLTVETISRLLGRFQKSNILSVKGKYITIEDHDALMELAGVSKE
- the uspE gene encoding universal stress protein UspE, which translates into the protein MSIYNKILVVADINHDEQPALARAIQLAKKSTSTSHVTFFLSIYDFSYEMTSMLSVDERDAMRKGVIHQREIWMNKIAEPYIDDSIEFNVQVVWHNRPYEAIIAEVFSSGHDILIKGTRKHDTLESVIFTPTDWHLLRKCPSPVLLVKNDFWPDDAKILASVHVGSETDAHLELNDTIVDRLLEITGRLDAEAFLVNAYPVTPANITIELPEFDPTSYTDAVRGHHLTAMKALRQKHGMCEEQTVVEQGLPEDVIPQVAHEKSAAMVILGTTGRTGLSAVFIGNTAEHVIDKINCDVLAIKPSGYVSPLDPNLSKG